A window of the Pyrodictium abyssi genome harbors these coding sequences:
- a CDS encoding thiolase domain-containing protein, with translation MTRVYIAGVGMVPIGRHYGKGLLDLAAEAAFRALDEAGVEPDMVVVTNMLASKLQEQDNLGAYIASGIGLRGKPALRVEAACGSGGAGVYTAYSMVRSGLARSVLVVGVEKMTDYPTSTVTSALAQAADAEYELFYGASFTGLNALMMRYYMERYGVDRDTMSEWPVMMHENALSNPYAQIRRRITREDVARSQVVADPIRLLDSSPIGDGAAAVVLVSEEVAARLPEKPSVYIAGAGMATDTVELSNREALDRIPAAKTAAEQAYRMAGVDPGNIDVAEIHDAFTINAVLLIEELGFAPHGEAARLLAEGRFHPGDRPTLNPSGGLKARGHPVGTTGVYQVAEVAMQLRGDFPGVRVEGAETGLAVNMGGDGSTLIAHVLRRV, from the coding sequence GTGACCCGCGTATACATAGCAGGCGTCGGCATGGTGCCTATCGGCCGCCACTACGGCAAGGGCCTCCTAGACCTCGCAGCCGAGGCGGCGTTCCGGGCGCTAGACGAGGCCGGAGTAGAGCCCGACATGGTCGTGGTAACCAACATGCTAGCCAGCAAGCTCCAGGAGCAGGACAACCTAGGCGCCTACATAGCCTCGGGCATCGGGCTCCGCGGCAAACCAGCACTCCGTGTCGAAGCGGCCTGCGGCAGTGGCGGCGCCGGAGTCTACACGGCCTACAGCATGGTGCGCTCAGGGCTCGCCCGTAGCGTCCTCGTCGTGGGCGTCGAGAAGATGACAGACTACCCGACCTCCACGGTGACCTCGGCCCTAGCACAGGCAGCGGACGCGGAGTACGAGCTGTTCTACGGCGCGAGCTTCACAGGGCTTAACGCGCTCATGATGCGCTACTACATGGAGCGCTACGGCGTCGACAGGGACACGATGAGCGAGTGGCCGGTGATGATGCACGAGAACGCCCTCAGCAACCCCTACGCGCAGATCCGCCGCCGTATAACCCGCGAGGACGTGGCCCGGAGCCAGGTGGTCGCGGACCCGATAAGGCTGCTCGATAGCAGCCCCATAGGCGACGGCGCAGCCGCCGTGGTGCTCGTCTCCGAGGAGGTGGCAGCTAGGCTCCCCGAGAAGCCGAGCGTCTACATAGCCGGCGCCGGCATGGCCACAGACACGGTGGAGCTGTCGAACCGCGAGGCCCTAGACCGTATACCAGCGGCGAAGACGGCGGCTGAGCAGGCCTACCGGATGGCCGGAGTAGACCCCGGCAACATAGACGTAGCAGAGATACACGACGCATTCACGATAAACGCTGTGCTCCTCATAGAGGAGCTCGGATTCGCCCCCCACGGTGAGGCGGCGCGGCTACTAGCAGAAGGCAGGTTCCACCCAGGTGACCGGCCGACGCTCAACCCTAGCGGCGGCTTGAAGGCCCGCGGCCACCCCGTCGGGACCACCGGCGTCTACCAGGTAGCCGAGGTAGCGATGCAGCTACGCGGCGACTTCCCGGGCGTACGGGTAGAGGGCGCTGAGACCGGTCTAGCGGTCAACATGGGCGGCGACGGCTCCACACTCATAGCCCATGTCCTACGCCGCGTGTAA
- a CDS encoding Zn-ribbon domain-containing OB-fold protein, with amino-acid sequence MALRMSPVRVWRDRVPRYRLVGRECKQCGRRHYPPRPACPYCGSRELEEVELPRTGIVETYTVIYTVMDGFRDKAPLTIAVVRLDDGTRVLAPITDAEPSEVKTGMRVEAVLRRIRRDGEHGVIAYGTAFRPALFSSEEADDEQKPS; translated from the coding sequence ATGGCTCTCCGCATGTCCCCGGTACGCGTCTGGAGGGACCGTGTCCCCCGCTACCGGCTAGTAGGCAGGGAGTGCAAGCAGTGCGGGCGCCGCCACTACCCGCCGCGCCCAGCCTGCCCCTACTGTGGCTCCAGGGAGCTAGAGGAGGTCGAGCTGCCACGGACGGGCATAGTGGAGACGTACACCGTGATATACACGGTGATGGACGGGTTCCGCGACAAGGCGCCCCTCACCATAGCGGTCGTGAGGCTCGACGACGGCACCCGGGTCCTCGCACCGATAACCGACGCAGAGCCCAGCGAGGTCAAGACCGGGATGAGGGTAGAGGCGGTGCTCCGCCGCATAAGGCGCGACGGCGAGCACGGCGTGATAGCCTACGGCACAGCGTTCCGCCCAGCACTCTTCTCCAGCGAAGAGGCCGATGACGAGCAAAAACCCAGCTAG